Proteins from a genomic interval of Papaver somniferum cultivar HN1 chromosome 4, ASM357369v1, whole genome shotgun sequence:
- the LOC113273687 gene encoding growth-regulating factor 10-like codes for MEEVAQAPPSMTARFTDSGSIEGEKSNLTSPPPLPPAATNTKGLLQLDLELGPRLMTNGKSVFTFLQLQEFEHQALIYKHMAAGVPVPFHLVVPIWKSLASSFGSLHSGLYPSFMGCKGIYFDYKNSMEPEPGRCRRTDGKKWRCAKDVVPEQKYCERHMHRGRNRSRKPVEIPYQNASSSTANAANGNTGLSISIPLQLMANNNSNCTTTSMSNNNTTTTAATATGLDFSPKSVLQNGGNNCKNES; via the exons ATGGAAGAAGTAGCTCAAGCCCCACCTTCCATGACTGCTCGTTTCACTGACTCTG GTTCAATTGAAGGAGAGAAATCAAATTTAACATCaccaccacctctaccaccagcagcaacaaacaCAAAAGGTTTACTTCAACTTGATCTAGAACTAGGTCCAAGACTGATGACAAATGGAAAATCAGTATTTACTTTTCTTCAGTTACAAGAGTTTGAACATCAAGCTCTAATCTATAAACACATGGCTGCTGGTGTACCTGTGCCATTTCATCTTGTTGTTCCCATTTGGAAAAGTCTTGCTTCTTCTTTTGGTTCTCTTCATTCTGGTCTTTACCCTAGCT TTATGGGTTGCAAAGGGATATACTTTGATTACAAAAACAGTATGGAACCTGAACCAGGAAGATGTAGAAGAACAGATGGTAAGAAATGGAGATGTGCAAAAGATGTTGTCCCGGAACAGAAGTACTGTGAGAGACATATGCATAGAGGTCGTAATCGTTCAAGAAAGCCTGTGGAAATTCCTTATCAAAATGCTTCATCTTCTACTGCTAATGCTGCAAATGGAAACACAGGTCTTTCAATTTCAATCCCACTTCAACTCATGGCAAACAACAACAGCAATTGCACCACCACTTCAATGTCTAACAATAACACCACCACCACTGCTGCTACTGCCACTGGATTGGATTTTTCACCAAAAAGTGTTCTTCAAAATGGTGGTAATAACTGTAAAAATGAATCATGA